One window of Methanothermobacter tenebrarum genomic DNA carries:
- a CDS encoding asparagine synthetase B family protein yields the protein MCGIAGFIGEGALPKLLKMLRILEHRGPDATRIYYKRLKDSKDAEHPIHKFKGDVAIGHKILITDEKIPHIRDQAIIVCDGKIYNPRTESSSELILDSIREHGVKEAPQIIMDKFDGDYSFAFFDGENILLARDPLGVKPLYYKLGDDFIAFASERKALWGVGIKDPMRLDPGTILINNDIIRLKRLPEKIEAKWDYNTAKERLKKALEKAVKERTRDLKKVGILFSGGVDSTLLTLLVEKYTRPILYTVGSRGSQDLIFAKKAAQELGIEHRIIEVTPEMIKDALRPVLEAIEEFNVMKIGVAMPLYFASRAAHADGLQVILAGQGADELFGGYHRYLRLYEEGEDKLVEAFKADIQEMHHVNLERDDATAMATSTELRVPFLDKEIINIAFNIPIEYKIKGSDDTLRKHILRDLALDMGVPAFIAKRPKKAAQYGSGIDKILRRSILPGFDHRSYMENLKMEFYKGYQV from the coding sequence ATGTGTGGGATAGCAGGTTTCATCGGTGAAGGGGCCCTGCCAAAACTCCTTAAAATGCTAAGGATCCTAGAACATAGGGGCCCAGACGCCACAAGAATATACTACAAAAGATTAAAGGACTCCAAGGATGCGGAACATCCCATCCACAAGTTTAAAGGGGATGTGGCTATAGGCCATAAAATTCTCATAACAGATGAAAAAATCCCCCATATCAGAGACCAGGCTATAATAGTCTGTGATGGTAAAATATACAATCCCAGAACAGAATCCTCATCCGAGCTCATATTAGATTCCATAAGAGAACATGGAGTAAAGGAAGCCCCTCAAATCATCATGGACAAGTTTGATGGTGATTATTCATTCGCCTTTTTTGATGGTGAAAATATACTCCTTGCAAGGGATCCGCTAGGCGTTAAACCACTCTATTACAAGCTTGGAGATGATTTCATAGCATTCGCATCTGAACGCAAAGCCCTTTGGGGTGTGGGCATAAAGGATCCGATGAGACTAGACCCTGGAACAATCCTAATAAACAATGATATTATAAGATTAAAAAGACTCCCAGAGAAAATCGAGGCAAAATGGGATTATAACACCGCCAAGGAGAGACTCAAAAAAGCGCTTGAAAAGGCTGTTAAAGAGAGAACCAGAGACCTTAAAAAGGTTGGCATATTATTCTCTGGTGGAGTTGACAGCACCCTCCTCACCCTACTCGTGGAAAAATATACCAGACCCATATTATATACCGTTGGCAGCAGAGGATCACAAGATCTCATATTCGCAAAAAAGGCAGCCCAAGAGCTTGGAATAGAACACAGGATTATAGAAGTCACCCCTGAGATGATCAAAGACGCGCTAAGACCAGTACTGGAGGCTATAGAGGAATTTAATGTTATGAAGATAGGTGTGGCCATGCCACTCTATTTCGCATCCAGGGCCGCCCACGCAGATGGACTCCAAGTCATACTCGCAGGTCAAGGAGCTGATGAACTCTTCGGAGGATACCATCGCTACCTCCGATTATATGAAGAAGGCGAGGATAAACTTGTCGAGGCCTTCAAAGCAGATATACAGGAAATGCACCATGTAAACCTTGAAAGGGATGATGCCACTGCAATGGCAACAAGTACAGAACTAAGGGTCCCATTCCTTGACAAGGAAATTATAAACATAGCCTTTAATATACCAATAGAATATAAGATAAAAGGTAGTGATGACACTCTAAGGAAGCACATACTCCGTGACCTTGCATTGGACATGGGAGTGCCAGCTTTCATCGCGAAAAGACCCAAAAAGGCCGCCCAATACGGTTCAGGGATAGATAAGATTTTAAGACGGAGCATACTACCAGGTTTTGACCACAGATCTTACATGGAAAATTTGAAGATGGAATTTTATAAGGGGTACCAGGTATGA
- a CDS encoding A24 family peptidase C-terminal domain-containing protein: MYPILPVLVAFLASIYAAYSDLKEGIIPNRLTFPLIGLGILLDAVFAYQIGDPMFFVYALIFTGMIFLVCYIFWRLGAWAGGDVKLFTGLAALLPFQPALIRYSIMGVSFPIIASYPFPLTLIINSILGILPFLIVFVFYITFKYKRHLLEELLEPIREYKTSLILALVITSAITLTLVITSILSLQIIILAFIIIYIITMMISKLPMKPKILLVSAITLYSIYQNPKLTITGIVTLWASIIILQVIRKLLGKVAKEALQDEITVKDLKEGMILAHKLYKKNGKYYFDEKKLLGKDQRSRKDRQPQSLSPGKPVLTSMAAGLSKDDIKLLVELAEKGEIPEKIRTKKGVPFAPAISVGLIISLLIGDLPMLLLKILTITRTAP; this comes from the coding sequence ATGTATCCAATTTTACCAGTTCTAGTAGCATTTTTAGCCAGTATATACGCTGCATATAGTGACCTCAAGGAGGGTATAATCCCCAACAGGTTAACATTCCCACTCATAGGCCTTGGCATACTATTAGATGCCGTTTTCGCCTACCAAATAGGGGATCCAATGTTTTTTGTCTATGCACTGATATTCACTGGTATGATCTTCCTGGTCTGTTATATTTTTTGGAGGTTAGGTGCCTGGGCCGGTGGTGATGTTAAATTATTCACCGGCCTTGCCGCGCTTTTACCATTCCAACCAGCACTGATAAGATATTCCATCATGGGAGTGTCATTTCCCATCATAGCATCCTATCCATTCCCCCTTACCCTGATAATCAACAGCATATTAGGTATACTCCCATTCCTTATAGTATTCGTCTTTTACATAACATTCAAATATAAAAGGCACCTCTTAGAAGAGCTTCTAGAACCTATAAGAGAATACAAAACTTCTCTAATCCTCGCCCTCGTCATAACATCGGCCATAACATTAACCTTGGTGATCACATCCATCCTATCATTGCAGATCATCATATTAGCCTTTATAATCATCTACATCATAACTATGATGATATCCAAGTTGCCCATGAAACCAAAGATCCTACTAGTATCTGCAATAACATTATACAGCATATACCAGAATCCAAAGTTGACAATAACAGGTATAGTAACATTATGGGCTTCAATAATCATCCTACAAGTTATAAGGAAACTCCTAGGGAAAGTGGCCAAGGAAGCGCTCCAAGACGAAATAACGGTAAAAGACCTTAAAGAGGGCATGATACTAGCCCACAAACTCTACAAAAAAAATGGCAAATATTATTTCGATGAAAAAAAGCTTCTGGGAAAAGATCAAAGAAGCCGCAAAGACAGGCAACCCCAGAGCCTATCCCCAGGGAAACCAGTATTAACATCCATGGCCGCAGGCCTCTCAAAAGATGATATAAAACTTCTAGTTGAACTAGCAGAAAAAGGCGAAATCCCAGAGAAGATCAGGACAAAAAAGGGCGTTCCATTCGCCCCAGCCATATCCGTGGGCTTAATAATCTCCCTACTCATAGGAGACCTTCCAATGTTACTCTTAAAAATCCTAACCATAACAAGAACCGCTCCGTAG
- a CDS encoding DUF2101 family protein, with product MGFFSKLGEIVITLFNLLGTLILELVKLPKKIKSEDILEKISRIKYEARTLKSPKVKGIRGEGEDSPVETVSSGIGASFDPSEKENTVLRLQVAAAGFIITSILYAFNIIPLLIFLMVGVLLIILIIYILYYRVRLMYPQDFNAYRDFFLMYIAVGFLVIIVANNPLIYSLFSFMLLPSLGVLIFALIAVATIFIVFRIRYHREYTFGEVIEAGENTSQVRVDYDIRSNVKPDIYIVENNKFKVKEHDIVKLAIESSWGGNKPKKIIGKK from the coding sequence ATGGGGTTTTTCTCGAAGCTGGGTGAGATAGTCATAACACTTTTTAACCTACTAGGCACCCTAATCCTAGAACTTGTAAAACTCCCAAAGAAGATAAAATCCGAGGATATCCTTGAGAAGATTTCCAGGATAAAATATGAGGCCAGGACGCTTAAAAGTCCAAAGGTTAAGGGGATAAGAGGGGAAGGTGAGGATTCGCCCGTTGAAACTGTCTCCTCTGGAATAGGTGCGAGTTTTGACCCCTCTGAGAAGGAGAATACTGTTTTAAGGCTTCAGGTGGCCGCGGCTGGGTTCATTATAACATCAATATTATATGCTTTTAATATAATCCCACTTCTCATATTCTTGATGGTGGGGGTGCTCCTCATCATCCTAATAATTTATATCCTATATTATAGGGTTAGGCTAATGTATCCTCAGGATTTCAATGCCTATAGAGACTTCTTCTTGATGTATATTGCAGTGGGCTTTCTAGTTATTATAGTTGCAAATAATCCCCTCATATATAGCTTGTTCTCTTTCATGTTATTACCCTCTCTGGGTGTGCTGATTTTCGCATTGATTGCTGTTGCAACCATATTCATAGTATTCCGGATAAGATACCACAGAGAGTATACATTCGGTGAGGTTATAGAGGCTGGTGAAAACACCTCACAAGTAAGAGTAGACTATGATATAAGATCAAATGTGAAACCAGATATTTACATCGTAGAAAACAACAAATTCAAGGTCAAAGAACATGACATAGTAAAATTAGCAATTGAAAGCTCATGGGGTGGTAACAAGCCCAAAAAGATAATAGGAAAAAAATAA
- a CDS encoding TIGR00289 family protein, translating to MDAAVLYSGGKDSTMALYKAMEHDNVKYLVSMVSDNPYSYMFHVPNIRWTRLSSKAISIPLLEGPTTGIKEEELKDLKRILKVLRERGVKILYSGAIASSYQRSRVEKLCQEVGLVSKTPLWHVDPIEYMTEIIDLGFKVIVTAVAAEGLDSSWLGRQIDQKMLNELKDLNRRYGVHPAFEGGEAETFVLDGPIFKKRIKILKAEKRWSQDSGVLEIKDAILVDKD from the coding sequence TTGGATGCTGCTGTACTCTATTCTGGTGGTAAAGATAGTACAATGGCCCTTTACAAGGCCATGGAACATGACAATGTAAAATATCTAGTATCCATGGTCTCAGATAACCCATATTCTTACATGTTCCATGTCCCCAATATAAGGTGGACGCGTTTATCCTCCAAGGCCATTAGCATACCATTACTTGAAGGTCCGACAACCGGAATAAAAGAAGAAGAACTCAAGGACCTTAAAAGAATCCTAAAAGTGCTCAGGGAACGGGGAGTCAAAATATTATACTCTGGTGCTATTGCCTCCAGTTACCAGCGCTCGAGGGTTGAAAAGCTCTGCCAGGAGGTTGGACTCGTCTCAAAAACGCCCCTATGGCACGTGGACCCGATAGAATACATGACGGAAATCATAGATTTAGGCTTTAAGGTTATAGTGACTGCAGTCGCAGCCGAAGGCCTTGACAGTTCATGGCTTGGACGCCAGATAGACCAGAAGATGCTCAACGAGTTAAAAGATTTAAATAGAAGGTATGGTGTCCACCCAGCATTTGAAGGTGGTGAAGCGGAAACATTCGTCCTTGACGGGCCAATATTCAAAAAGAGGATCAAAATCTTAAAGGCTGAAAAGAGATGGTCCCAGGATAGTGGTGTATTAGAAATAAAGGATGCCATCCTCGTGGATAAGGACTAG
- a CDS encoding class III signal peptide-containing protein, translating to MDDKGQVSFEYLMLILVAILILGTVTIPLVGRAIDASNDVSRASDAKVAVESIANAADIVYANGPGAKRTITFYIPQDGIIGFNNGVIYFDVTLSNGTTRRINAPTEYGNITMTPTSLTRGWHKAVISWPNKSNNILITVS from the coding sequence ATGGATGATAAAGGCCAGGTTTCATTTGAGTACCTTATGTTAATCCTCGTGGCCATACTCATACTTGGAACTGTAACCATACCATTGGTTGGCAGGGCGATAGATGCTAGTAATGATGTCTCAAGAGCATCAGATGCGAAGGTTGCAGTTGAGAGTATTGCAAACGCTGCTGATATTGTATACGCGAATGGCCCCGGCGCCAAGAGGACAATAACATTCTATATACCCCAAGATGGGATAATAGGATTCAACAATGGGGTAATATACTTTGATGTGACATTAAGCAATGGAACTACCCGGCGCATAAACGCCCCCACAGAATATGGTAATATTACAATGACTCCCACAAGCTTAACTAGGGGTTGGCATAAAGCCGTTATCAGCTGGCCAAACAAGAGTAATAATATACTGATCACGGTCTCATAG
- a CDS encoding class III signal peptide-containing protein, with protein MMKDNRGQISAEFVLLTGIILIIALVIASHTGNSLEVDKVISAAKTGTIEATNDLAYNGTGNVIRFQNITFQDGKINITVYSKRSLTANEIAYIKQKVLEAIGESLGKPVTDNTVKGRYTYTVEVVNVT; from the coding sequence ATGATGAAGGATAATAGGGGGCAAATCTCGGCCGAATTCGTCCTATTAACAGGGATAATACTAATCATAGCATTAGTGATAGCCTCCCATACCGGTAATAGCCTAGAAGTTGATAAGGTGATATCCGCCGCGAAAACAGGAACAATAGAAGCTACAAACGACCTCGCATATAATGGAACTGGTAACGTTATAAGATTCCAGAATATAACCTTCCAGGATGGTAAAATCAACATCACAGTATATAGTAAGAGAAGCCTAACAGCCAATGAAATAGCTTATATTAAACAGAAGGTCCTAGAGGCCATAGGGGAAAGCCTAGGTAAACCAGTAACAGATAATACCGTGAAGGGCAGATACACTTATACTGTAGAGGTGGTGAATGTCACATGA
- the pyrG gene encoding glutamine hydrolyzing CTP synthase has translation MIILANYIIVTGGVVSSIGKGITAASIGRILRSYGLKVAAIKIDPYLNWDSGTLNPYQHGEVFVTEDGMETDLDLGHYERFLDVDLPGESNITTGKVYLSVIEKERKGKYLGSCVQIIPHITDEIKSMIRRIASKSKAEVVIVEVGGTVGDIEGQPFLEALRQLRNEEGYQNVMFIHVTYVPYLKAAGEFKTKPTQHSTKELRSTGLTPDMIICRSETPITSPIKEKIAHFCDVEKEAVINAPDVQSIYEVPLVLKKQKVGEYIIDRINLKVKGDGDLSEWAKIVESLKIKEPTIKVGIVGKYVELEDSYMSIREALRHAAAHLGKKVEIGWISTNEKINKEKLKGFDAILIPGGFGKRGIESKIYAAKYAREEKVPILGICLGMQCMVIEFARHKGLKGAHSTEFDKETPHPVIDMMEEQKRIKKMGGTMRLGAYKCKLRPGTIAHRAYKKDIISERHRHRYELNNEYREKLEKEGLIIAGTTPDDFLVEIIELEDHPWYLGCQFHPEFKSRPNRPHPLFISFLEAAIKNK, from the coding sequence TTGATTATCCTGGCGAACTATATAATCGTGACCGGTGGGGTTGTAAGCTCCATTGGTAAGGGCATAACAGCAGCATCAATAGGCAGAATACTAAGATCCTACGGATTAAAGGTTGCAGCCATAAAAATAGACCCATACCTCAACTGGGATTCAGGGACCTTAAACCCCTACCAGCATGGCGAAGTCTTCGTAACAGAAGATGGAATGGAAACAGACCTAGACCTCGGACACTACGAACGCTTCCTAGACGTGGACCTGCCAGGAGAATCCAACATAACCACAGGGAAAGTATACCTCTCAGTGATAGAAAAGGAAAGAAAAGGCAAATACCTAGGATCCTGTGTACAGATCATACCCCACATAACAGACGAGATAAAATCCATGATCCGGAGAATAGCATCAAAGAGCAAGGCAGAGGTGGTCATAGTAGAAGTGGGGGGTACAGTAGGTGACATCGAAGGCCAACCATTCCTAGAAGCGCTAAGACAACTAAGAAACGAGGAAGGATACCAGAACGTCATGTTCATACACGTAACCTACGTACCCTACCTAAAGGCTGCCGGAGAATTCAAAACCAAACCCACACAACACAGTACAAAGGAACTCCGCAGCACAGGCCTAACCCCAGACATGATAATATGCAGAAGCGAAACACCAATAACATCCCCAATAAAAGAAAAGATAGCACACTTCTGTGACGTTGAAAAAGAAGCTGTCATAAACGCCCCCGACGTCCAATCAATATATGAGGTCCCCCTCGTACTCAAAAAACAAAAAGTGGGAGAATATATCATAGATAGGATAAACTTAAAAGTTAAAGGGGACGGGGACCTCTCAGAATGGGCTAAGATCGTGGAATCCCTCAAGATAAAAGAACCCACAATAAAAGTTGGTATAGTGGGAAAATACGTGGAACTTGAAGACTCATATATGAGTATAAGGGAGGCTCTAAGGCACGCAGCAGCACACCTCGGCAAAAAAGTGGAGATAGGATGGATAAGCACCAATGAAAAAATAAACAAGGAGAAACTTAAAGGGTTTGACGCGATCCTCATACCTGGAGGATTCGGTAAAAGGGGAATCGAGAGTAAAATATACGCTGCAAAGTATGCCCGGGAAGAAAAGGTCCCAATCCTGGGCATATGCCTCGGAATGCAATGCATGGTAATAGAATTCGCACGCCACAAGGGCCTTAAGGGTGCTCATAGCACAGAATTCGACAAGGAAACCCCACACCCAGTAATTGACATGATGGAAGAACAAAAGAGGATAAAGAAGATGGGTGGAACAATGCGCCTAGGAGCCTACAAATGCAAACTAAGACCCGGGACAATCGCCCACAGAGCATACAAAAAGGATATTATAAGTGAAAGGCACAGACACCGCTATGAACTCAACAACGAATACAGGGAAAAACTGGAAAAAGAGGGGCTCATAATAGCGGGGACAACACCAGACGACTTCCTAGTAGAAATAATAGAATTAGAAGATCACCCATGGTATCTTGGATGCCAGTTCCACCCAGAGTTTAAATCAAGACCAAACAGGCCACACCCACTCTTCATATCATTCCTAGAAGCAGCCATAAAGAATAAGTGA
- a CDS encoding allosteric regulator of homoserine dehydrogenase — protein sequence MDPIGVLRLRMSLVLELQDVPGQLVAALEPIASVGANIVTIIHERDAKTGALVPVQITIEGDKETLDLAIKKLTEKGIRIIEKDGIPLKEKVNAILIGKISEEELKSIVDDINRLKGVKVADLSLKMSTTTSTIKITMEAEHNSLKLLEDEIHKIGTREGLLVITET from the coding sequence ATGGACCCAATAGGGGTGTTAAGGTTGCGTATGAGCCTAGTTCTCGAACTACAAGACGTCCCAGGACAGCTAGTGGCCGCCCTTGAACCAATAGCCAGTGTAGGTGCGAATATCGTCACTATAATACATGAAAGGGATGCGAAAACCGGGGCACTAGTACCAGTACAGATAACCATCGAAGGAGATAAAGAAACACTAGACCTTGCAATAAAAAAACTGACAGAAAAGGGTATAAGGATAATAGAAAAAGATGGCATCCCACTCAAAGAAAAAGTAAACGCCATCCTAATAGGTAAAATCTCCGAAGAAGAGCTGAAGAGTATAGTAGATGATATAAACAGACTAAAAGGTGTTAAAGTCGCAGACCTCTCCCTTAAAATGTCAACCACAACATCAACAATCAAGATCACAATGGAAGCAGAACACAACAGCCTAAAACTGCTAGAAGATGAAATCCATAAAATCGGTACAAGAGAAGGACTCCTCGTCATCACAGAAACATGA
- a CDS encoding cofactor-independent phosphoglycerate mutase, which produces MKYVILIGDGMADYPIPELGEKTPLQVANKPNMDHVAEEGANGLLKTIPDGMEPGSDVANMAIMGYNPKKYYTGRGPLEAASIGIELKKDDVAFRCNLITVHDGRIIDFNANHISTKESSKLIKTLNEHFNIGKFYTGVSYRNLYIYPDREALKVKTRPPHDIIGEPIEDHLPSNGETAEKIKQIIKESHKILKDHPTNIERSKKGKRPANMIWLWGQGQKPTMKTLREKYGLKGATITGVDLIKGLGVYLGLDNVNVPGATGYLDTDYKAKGEHAIKALQDHDIIFIHVEAPDEAGHARNIKEKIKAIENIDSKILGPLLDELPSYDSFRLTLLTDHPTPIKVGTHTPDPVPYAIYGENIEKDNIRSYDEESAKRGRLGLSVAWKLLDKLTGS; this is translated from the coding sequence ATGAAATACGTGATACTCATAGGAGACGGGATGGCAGACTACCCCATACCAGAACTCGGAGAAAAAACACCACTACAGGTAGCCAACAAACCCAACATGGACCACGTAGCCGAAGAAGGGGCTAACGGACTCCTAAAGACAATACCAGATGGTATGGAACCCGGATCAGATGTTGCGAACATGGCCATAATGGGCTACAACCCCAAAAAATATTATACGGGCAGAGGACCCCTTGAAGCCGCTAGCATAGGAATAGAACTCAAAAAAGACGATGTTGCCTTCAGATGCAACCTCATAACAGTCCATGATGGTCGCATAATAGATTTCAACGCCAACCACATAAGTACAAAAGAATCCTCAAAGCTGATAAAAACCCTAAATGAACATTTCAACATAGGCAAATTCTATACAGGTGTAAGTTACAGGAACCTATACATTTACCCGGACAGAGAAGCCCTAAAAGTCAAAACCAGACCACCACACGATATCATAGGAGAACCCATAGAAGATCATCTACCATCAAATGGAGAAACCGCAGAAAAAATAAAACAGATAATAAAAGAATCCCATAAAATACTCAAAGACCACCCCACCAACATAGAAAGATCTAAAAAGGGTAAACGACCCGCGAATATGATATGGTTATGGGGACAGGGTCAAAAACCCACAATGAAAACACTAAGGGAAAAATATGGCCTCAAGGGCGCTACAATAACAGGAGTAGACCTGATAAAGGGCCTGGGAGTCTACCTAGGATTAGATAATGTTAATGTCCCAGGGGCCACAGGATACCTAGACACAGACTACAAAGCAAAGGGCGAACATGCCATCAAAGCCCTACAAGACCATGACATAATATTCATACACGTAGAAGCCCCCGACGAGGCAGGACACGCAAGAAACATTAAAGAAAAGATAAAAGCCATTGAAAATATTGACTCCAAGATACTAGGCCCACTATTAGACGAACTACCATCATATGACAGCTTCCGTCTAACCCTACTGACAGACCATCCAACACCCATAAAAGTAGGTACACACACACCCGACCCAGTACCATACGCCATCTACGGCGAAAACATAGAAAAGGATAACATAAGATCATATGATGAAGAATCCGCGAAAAGGGGCCGTCTAGGCCTTTCAGTGGCCTGGAAGCTCCTAGATAAGCTTACAGGGAGTTGA
- a CDS encoding RNA-binding domain-containing protein has protein sequence MECEVRVKTQIKATENPRRVLESVLNIFPKVKIKEAEDSIQGEGGIEVLEELRESLEKRRIRSTARKVLYENITGNRTIFYLNKQAAFIGKVNILEDEMSPLGDIRVEIMAENLKEVIDWLAPRIEEESD, from the coding sequence ATGGAGTGTGAAGTTAGAGTCAAAACCCAGATAAAGGCGACGGAAAACCCCCGGAGGGTGCTGGAAAGTGTACTTAACATATTCCCAAAGGTGAAAATTAAAGAAGCAGAGGATTCAATCCAGGGCGAAGGCGGGATTGAAGTCCTAGAGGAGCTTAGAGAATCCCTGGAGAAGAGGAGGATACGTTCAACAGCAAGAAAAGTATTATATGAGAACATTACAGGTAATAGGACAATATTCTACCTTAATAAGCAGGCCGCCTTCATAGGGAAGGTTAACATACTAGAAGATGAGATGTCACCCCTAGGTGATATAAGAGTAGAGATCATGGCAGAGAACCTGAAGGAGGTTATAGACTGGTTAGCACCCAGAATCGAGGAAGAATCTGACTAG
- the gatC gene encoding Asp-tRNA(Asn) amidotransferase subunit GatC, with amino-acid sequence MIEKEAEKILEEFSKALEKVPELEETHYIVDNLNRTRADKKRKHDPKRILKNAPVDEEGNIIVERGEWTQ; translated from the coding sequence ATGATAGAAAAGGAAGCCGAAAAGATACTAGAAGAGTTTTCCAAGGCCCTTGAAAAGGTGCCTGAACTTGAAGAGACACACTACATCGTAGATAATCTTAACAGGACAAGAGCCGACAAGAAACGGAAACATGACCCTAAAAGGATACTGAAGAACGCCCCAGTAGACGAGGAGGGTAACATAATCGTAGAAAGGGGAGAATGGACCCAATAG
- a CDS encoding homoserine dehydrogenase translates to MKISIIGFGAVGQGVAKAIRSTQERLKRKYNLKIDIVAVADSKGAAVKEDGLDPQKLLEVKSEKGTVAYYPDHGHENMDGLQVLEEVEYDCLVEVTPTNIITGEPGKSLITKAMKDGKEVVTSNKGHLSLFYKELINLAKKHNVNFKFEASVGGAMPIINFAQETLPSSKIESIIGILNGTTNFILSRMTAEGSSYEQTLKEAQELGIAETDPTQDVEGLDAACKSVILANAVLGRECTLDDVEVTGITRITPEAIELAKEDGYHIKLIAEISHDILRVGPRLVKETSPYAVDGTLNMATLRTDLAGEITVIGKGAGSIETASAILTDIINIWKSKQS, encoded by the coding sequence ATGAAAATTTCCATCATAGGATTTGGTGCTGTTGGCCAAGGAGTTGCAAAGGCTATAAGATCAACCCAAGAAAGACTAAAGAGAAAATACAATCTCAAAATTGATATAGTGGCCGTCGCAGACTCCAAAGGAGCCGCAGTAAAAGAAGATGGACTAGACCCCCAGAAACTCCTAGAAGTCAAATCAGAAAAGGGGACAGTAGCATACTACCCAGATCATGGACATGAGAACATGGACGGCCTCCAAGTACTTGAAGAGGTGGAATACGACTGCCTCGTGGAGGTCACCCCCACAAATATCATAACAGGAGAACCCGGCAAATCCCTCATAACAAAGGCCATGAAAGATGGAAAGGAAGTTGTAACATCCAACAAAGGCCACTTATCACTATTCTACAAAGAACTGATTAACCTGGCCAAAAAACACAATGTAAATTTTAAATTCGAAGCCTCAGTTGGAGGGGCCATGCCCATAATAAACTTTGCACAGGAGACACTACCATCCTCCAAGATAGAATCCATAATAGGGATACTTAATGGTACAACCAACTTCATCCTATCAAGGATGACAGCAGAGGGCTCATCATACGAACAAACACTAAAAGAGGCCCAGGAGCTTGGAATAGCAGAGACAGACCCTACACAGGACGTTGAAGGGTTAGACGCGGCATGCAAGTCGGTAATATTAGCGAATGCCGTGCTTGGGCGAGAATGCACCCTAGATGATGTTGAGGTTACAGGGATCACAAGGATAACACCAGAAGCCATAGAACTTGCAAAAGAAGACGGATACCATATAAAACTCATAGCAGAAATATCACATGACATACTAAGGGTAGGCCCAAGACTCGTGAAGGAAACATCACCATATGCTGTTGATGGCACTCTTAACATGGCAACACTCCGCACAGACCTAGCCGGGGAAATAACAGTCATAGGCAAAGGCGCAGGCTCAATCGAAACAGCATCAGCAATACTCACAGACATAATAAATATATGGAAATCCAAACAATCCTAG
- a CDS encoding pyridoxamine 5'-phosphate oxidase family protein produces MLTDEMKEAIEKNLVFVATASSDGTPNVVPIGFTRPIDNKRILIVDVFMKKTLNNLEENPRVSLIVQNAKEHPYQFKGTAKVFKSGKFFEEAVEWAQNVMSEVEPKSAILVTIEEIYSVKPGPDAGKRIK; encoded by the coding sequence ATGTTAACTGATGAAATGAAAGAAGCCATAGAAAAGAATCTTGTCTTCGTGGCCACAGCAAGCAGTGACGGCACACCCAATGTCGTGCCCATAGGATTCACAAGGCCAATAGACAATAAAAGGATACTAATAGTAGATGTTTTCATGAAAAAGACCCTAAACAACCTCGAGGAAAACCCCAGAGTATCACTTATAGTTCAAAACGCCAAAGAACACCCATACCAATTTAAGGGAACAGCAAAAGTATTCAAATCAGGGAAATTTTTTGAAGAGGCTGTTGAATGGGCCCAGAATGTTATGAGTGAAGTGGAGCCGAAATCAGCCATCCTCGTGACCATAGAAGAAATATACTCTGTGAAACCCGGCCCAGACGCCGGTAAAAGGATAAAATAG